Sequence from the Fulvivirga ligni genome:
TCCGCATTAAGTTGTCACGCTTGATATTATCCAGTCTTACACCATAAATACTGTTAAGTTCTTTGGTGAACTCATCCATTTTTTTGGATACCAGTTTAATATGTTGTGCATATGCACGCAATTGCTTTTTAGTAAATGATTTTTCCGTTCCAATTAAGTTGGCCAGCCCTAGTAGGTTGACCACCGGGCCCCTTATAAGATGAGATATATCAAAAGTTATTTGTTCTAATGCTTCTTCATAATTGATGTAGTTGGTAATCTCCTGAAATAATCCATACCAAATGGTTACTCCTGCTTTTTTTCTCTCAGTCATCGCTTTTACCATATACCACCTGGTTTCTTCGTTAATGATTACTCGGAATTCTGCAAACCATTTCTTTCCGGTGAGCCGGGCATCTCTTAATGCATGAATCACCAGGCTTCTGTCTTCAGGGTGTACCAACCTAAGCCCCTCCAAAGGTTTTGATTTTATTTCGGAGTCAAGGTTAATTATGCCATCTCCTGAACTTAGAAAATCATAGCCATAGCTACCATTTTTATTTCTTTTCAATTGAAAAATCACTGAGGGGATATTATTGGTGAGCTTAATCAGTGTTTTGCTAATTTCAGTCACTTCAAGTTGTGACTCCAGGAGCTGTTTTTTAGTATTCAAATAGTCCATCACCTTTCGCGCCAATATTTGCAGCCCTTCTTTTTGCTCGCTGGTAATTTCTTTGGGTTTATAATCAATGACACATAAAGTACCAATAGCTTTACCTGAAGGTGTTATCAATGGTGCACCAGCATAAAATCTAATGAAGGGGTGATGGGTTACGAAAGGATTGTCTTGAACTTTTGAGTCCAGGGAGGCATCATTGATAACCATAACATTTTCTGGACATTCTATGGCGAATTGGCAGAAAGAATCTTTTCGCTTGGTCCTATGTATGCTTATACCTCTTTTTGCTTTAAACCATTGATATTCTTTACCAACAAGGGTTATTAATGACACCGGAGAATCACACATTAATGCAGCTATTTGCGCAATTTCTGTTAATTCATTTTCTGAATCGGTATTTAGAACCTTGTAAGTTTTAACTTCCTCAATCCTTTGTTTCTCACTATTATCCATAAAAGGGTACTATTGGGGTTGAAAAGTACTTGGCATTGAACTGCATATTCAATTTATATCTATTAAGGCTTAACACAATTTTAAAATTCCATCTTTAGTACATGTGTAATGTAAAACATTTGCAGTAGTGACCTGCTGTTTTTTACCATATGGTAAATTCATAGCTAATATCTTTGCTTAACTTAAATCCATGAATGAGCTGATCGATTATATTCTGAAATTTGGACATTTAAATAGTCAACAAATTGAGCTGGTAAAGTTTCAGGTGAAAGAAATGACACTCGCTAAAGATGACTATTTTTCGGAGGCTCAAAAGATACCCAAACAGGTGGGCTTCGTAGTGGAGGGTGTGATAAGAGGCTGTTATTATAATAATAAAGGCGAGGAAATTACCAAGTGCTTCATTAGTGAAAATAGTCTGGTGGTAGATTATGTTAACTTTGAGGCTCATGTGGCCTCTTCTGAATATCTTCAGGCATGTACCGAGTGCAGATTAGTGGTTTTCTCTAAGCAGGCCTGGGAAGAATTGTCTAACACCATAGTAGGGTGGGATAATATTAAAAATAAAATGGTGCACATGTGCATGTTTCATAAATCGCGTAGTGCCCCGGTGATCTCGCAAGACGCTACCACCCGATATTTAGAATTTATGGAAACACATCCTACGCTTATCAATAGAGTGCCTTTGACTTACATAGCATCATACTTGGGCGTAACTCAGCAATCACTCAGCCGAATAAGAAAAAACATACAGTAAATCCGTTTTTACCAAATGGTAAACTACTTCATGCTTTGATCTGGCAGCTTTGTACTGTTAATCAAAAGAATGAATAAAATGGATTCGAAAACACAGCAAAACCCAGATTTAAATAAGAATTTACCCAAGACAGCTTTAATAACAGGAGCCAATAAAGGAATTGGTTTTGAAACCGCCAGGCAGCTATTACAGCAAGGCTTCTTTGTATATCTGGGAAGTAGAGATATAGAAAGGGGCGCCCGGGCTATTCAGCAATTACAAGCCATAGGGCTGATTAATGTGAAAGCAATAGCCATTGATGTGACCAAGTTAGAAACTGTAGCGAAAGCCAGAGAGATCATAGAGCAGGAGAGAGGTCGATTGGATGTTCTCATCAATAATGCTGGAATAAGTGGCGTGGTACCTCAAAGTGCTTTAGAAACACCGGCGGATAATTATAGAGAGGTGCTTGAAGTAAACCTCTATGGAGTAGTGAATGTCACTCAGGCATTTATACCGCTGCTTAAGCAATCATTTAGCCCTAGAATTGTGAATGTTAGTACCAGCGTTGGTTCGCTTACCTTACAGAGTGATCCGCAATGGCCAGCCTATGATTACGCAAAATATGCAGTTTATGCGGCTTCAAAATCGGCAATGAATATGTATACCGTTCACCTGGCTTATGAACTGAGAGATACGGCAATAAAAGTAAATGCGATATGCCCAGGATACACCAAAACAGATTTTACTGGCCACATCGGTGGAGAGGTGGAAAATGCTGGAAAGAGAATTGTAAAGTATGCACTCATTGATGAAAATGGCCCTTCGGGTAAATTTTTTGCTGAAGAAACTAACCCTGATAGCGGAGAGGTGCCATGGTGATATAGGTATTTAAAAGAGTTGCAAGTCGATTTTGCAACTCTACCTTTTATTTAGCACTGCTATGAATTTGGGAGTCAATTATTAAGAAGCTCAGCTTCAGTTTAAATAATATTGAATTTTTTCATTTTTCAAATCAACAATGCAAATTATGCTTATTCAATTTTACATATCGAGATTTATCGATATATTAGTTGAATGAATATTGTTGAGATCTGTAAAGTATTAAGCAATCAGGGTAGGGTGGAGATACTTGGCTGGCTAAAGGAGCCGGAAGAGCACTTTCCGCCACAGGTCAATGTGCCAAATTTTGATCAAGGTGTATGTGTTTGCCATATACAGGATAAGATAGGACTGTCTCAATCAGCCACTTCACATTATTTAAATATGATGGAAAAGGCTGGTTTATTGCTATCCACCAGAATTGGTAAATGGACATATTACAGAAGAAATGAAGCTACCATAGATACTTTCATATCTAACCTAAAAACAGGATTGTAAAAAAATTTGATAAAACATATCTATAATTCTCGATATGTTATTTTGTAAATTCTTCAATTACTTTTTCTAAACTAACATTTATGATGAATCAAGACCTTCTCACCCTTGGATCTCAGGCCTTAAAGAAGATGGCACTTAGTCAGGAGGCTAAGTCCTATATAATTGCCAACCCTCAAATATATAACGTATTAAAAAAAGCTACTGATAGATACATTGGTGGTGATAATTTAGAGCAAACTGTTGCCAAAGTGGTGGATGCTAATCATTTAGGATATAAAGCCTCAATTGAATATATGGGGGAAAACGCGGCCGACGAGCGTCATGCAAACGAGGCTACCGATGAATTTTTAAGGATATTGAAGCAGATAGATGAGCAAAATCTGAATGCCACGGTATCACTGGATTTATCTCATATAGGCCTTAATTTATCTACTGACCTGGCCGAGGCCAATTTGGGTAGGATTTTAGATAATGCAGGTAAAACTGAGGTGATCATTAGCGCCGAGGGTGTAGAACAGACCGATCATGTCTTAAATACATATCTCCAATTTTCACCCGATTTCAGCAATTTGTCTATAACCATGCAGGCCTATTTGTATAGGTCTAAAGATGATTTTATCGAGTTAAAGAAACAATCCGGACGAATAAGGCTGGTGAAGGGTGCTTTTGATATACCAGCCCAACTGGGAATGGCTAGAGGAGAACAACTGGATGAGGTTTATTTAGATTATCTGGATCAGCTATTGGCCTCTCATCACATGTGCTCTATAGCCACCCATCATGATATTATTCAGCAGCAAGCCATTAAGCTGATTGAAAAGTATAACGCCCCGCCCAGCACTTATGAATTTGAATCATTATACGGTATTTGTAACGAGCAGCTTGCCCAGCTGAAGGATCAAGGCTATCCCACTAAATTATACTATGTGTATGGAGAAGAATGGTATCTATACTTGTGTAACAGGTTGGCCGAATACCCTTTAAATCTTTTCAGAGCGCTGAATGATATTATTTCAGAGTGACTAGTGATTATAAATATTGTCATAAGACAACAATCTTGTATTCATACCTTTCTAAATTGCTAGTTGCTATTTATAGAATCAGATTATGTTCAAAGCTCTTGAAAATTTCATTTTAGGTCATGGAGACATTGGAGAGAAAGAATTAGACAAGATCCTCCAATGTTTCCATCTAAAGCAAACCGTTAGAAATGAGATGTTGTGTAATATAGGTCAGGTGTGCAAACACTTTTATTTCATAAACTCAGGCTGCCTGCGGCTCTATGAAATCGATGATAAGGGTAATGATATCACAGGCTTTTTTGCCCTTGAAGATTCTATAATTTCAGCCAACACCAGCTTTATTTTACAAAAGCCTTCAAGAGACTGCCTGGTTTCTATAGAGCCATCAGAGTTGCTTATGATTCACAGAGAAGATTTTTATGCGCTTGTAAATTCTGTGCCGCAGTTTGCCAATGTCTACCATCGTTTTATGGAGTTTGCGTTTATCCATTCTCAAATGAGGATTTATAGTTTTCTAGGCATGGAAGGTATTGATAAGCTTAAATGGGTTATGGAGCACGAACCTAAACTATTAACAAGAGTTTCCAGCAAGGCTGTAGCTTCATACCTGGGAATGACCAATTCAACTTTAAGTAAGCTAAGGGCCAAACTACTCAATTCTTAATTCATCCAGCTCAATTCATAGTTCTGGCAATATTAACGACCACAAAAGCATTGTCATAAGACAACTTTTTAGTTTTTCTTACTCATCAACTTTGTCCTGTATTCGCAAGTCAGCGAAGCAATAAAAGTTAAATATTATGAGTAAATCAATGAAGAAAGCATTCGTCTACACAGAATTACAATTTTCAATTCCTTTTGACAATGTACCTTGGGAAGAGATAAATCCCAATCTCCTTAAAGTGAAAGGGTTAGTAAGAAAAACCTGGCTAAGTGGTGTAAGCTCTAATTCAGTAGGAGGATTCTACGAGTTTGATAGCATAGAAAATGCGCAAGATTTTGCCTGGAACGTTTTCCCGCAGGAGGCCCGAAATTTCGGAGTGAGTTTTATGACCAAAATTTTTGATGGAGCCATTACCGAAACTGCCAGTAAAGGCATGAATTCACCCTATTATAACGATTAAGTAATCTCTAAAACTGCAAGAGCTGAGGCATAGGCTCTTGCAGTTATCTAATTAAAAACATTTATGAAACACGTATTATTTATAGTTACGAGCACCAGCATCACAGGCAGTGGTAGACACATGGCCGGATATGAATTTTCAGAAATTGCGGATCCTTATTTTGAATTTATAGCCAATGGAATAGCCGTAGATTTTGCCAGCATTCTTGGAGGGACACCTCCCTATGTAGGTTATAACCCGGAACACAATAACAGTAGACATTTTAAAGAGAGTGCCGGATTTAAAAGACTAAACTTCAGTCATAAACTCAGCAATATCGACATAGCGGCCTATGATGGTGTGTTTTTTCCTGGTGGCTTGGGGCTGATGACTGATATGGTCAATGATCTTACGGTGAAAGAAGTGGTGAGAAATACTTACGAAACAGGGAAGGTAATAGGCGCCGTCTGCCACGGCCCCACAGCATTACTCAACTGTATATTAAGTAATGGGAAAAATTTACTTCACGGTAAAACAATCAATGCCTTCACAAGTGAAGAGGAAAAACTTGATAATCACTTGCTTGATGAGGTCATCCCCTTTATGTTAGAAGATGAGCTGAAGCGGCAAGGAGCTGTGTTTGAACATACTTCACCCTTTGCTCCATATGTGGTCAATGATGGAATGATAGTCACCGGTCAAAATCCGGCATCGGCTGTGGGTGTTGCTTCCAGAATGATAGAGTTGTTATATGTGATGGACGAGCTACTTCCCCATAATCACCTTCCTGTGTTCAGCGCCCCATTCCGCTAAATGGTCTATGATGGATCGTAGACTTAATCCGTACTCGGTAAGCTGATATTGCACGGTCACTGGTTGGGTATCGAGTACTATTCTTTTAACTAACTTATTCATTTCCAGCTCTTTCAGTTCTTTGCTAAGCATTTTGTTAGAGATGCCTTCTACATCATTCAGAATGTCAGAGAAACGCCGCTTATTATAGTAGCACACTGAAGAAATAATAGATATTTTCCACTTTCCATTCAGCACATACATAGCGTCATGCACGGCTCTGATTTGCTTCTTATTGCTGTCATTTTCAGCACACTTGATTTCCTTCATTTGTTACTTGGTTACCCAAAAGTTACTGTTACTTTTGGTTACAAAGTAACGAAAATAAATCTCGAAGTCTAACTTTGTGTCATTAATCATTTAAAACATTTCAAAAATGGATTTCAAGAATAAGAATGTAGTAATCACAGGCGGTAGCACAGGCATTGGCTTTGCTACAGCTAAAGCATATATTGAAGCAGGTGCCACGGTTTGGATTACCAGCAGAAGCGAGGAGAATTTGCGTAAGGCAGCTGAGAAGATCAATAGCCCGCAGCTGAAGACCGTAGTTTCTGATACCTCAAATTTAGAAGGAATAGGTAAGCTGGAACGTGCCATTGCGGATAGTGGAAGCAAATTGGATGTACTATTTTTAAATGCTGGAATAGCCACATTTGCACCTATTGCTGAGGCTACTGAAGAGCAGTTTGATGCCCAATTCAACACTAATGTAAAAGGTTATTTCTTTACTCTTCAAAAATTACTTCCTTACCTTGTTGAAGGTGCCTCTGTTTTGTTTACGTCTTCCACAGTGGCCACTGCTTCTCAGATGTACGGTAGCATTTATTCGGCAACTAAAGGAGCGGTAAATAAAATTGCTCAAGTAGCAGCTAATGAGTTGGCAGATAGAAAGATAAGAGTAAACATAGTAAGCCCTGGCCCAACCCAAACGGAAGGGTTTGATAAGGCTGTGCCTAATTCTGAAGTTAAAGATCAGTTTGCTGCTACCACGGCTCTCCAAAGAATGGGACAACCAGAGGAAATAGCAAAGACAGTTTTATTCTTAACTTCTGATAATGCCAGTTTCATTACCGGAACGGAGTTATTGGTAGATGGTGGATACATTGGCTATGCCTTGAAATAGAAATTAGGTCTGTTCAAATAAGAAAAGCCCATAGGTGTCAACCTATGGGCTTTTTGCTTTAATTGTGTTAGTTTAACAGTCTAAATGACACCTGATGTTGATACCATCAAGATTTTTAATTGCATTGGTTCTATTGTGTTCATGCTCACTTTCTGATTCGGAGTTGATAGAGCGTGTAAACAATGCCAATCGCATAGAAATCGTAGAGACTTACCATGGCGGAATAGGAGGGGAAGGTCATAATAGCTACGTGTTACAACGGAATGAGCATTTTCCTAAAAATGAAGATTGGATTCTTATTAGAGATGAGAATACACAATTTCAAACTTATGTAGTATTAGATTCTGCTCAGCACGCAAATTTTCTATTTTTTCTCCAACGCGCGTTACAAACACATGATGTCACCAGAGAATATGATAATTCTTGCACCACTTTTGGGCCGAATCCAAATGAATATGACATTCATGTCGATTTATATAGCAAACACCTGCAACCAGATGAAAAAACGGATAGCTTGTTTTCTACTTTAGCTACAGCCTTTTGTCCTATAAAGCATGTTTATAAATAAGAAGATCTTTGAGCGTAGTTAAAATCAAATAAATTGAAAGCTATTGCCATTTTCTCGAATTTCATGCTTTAATTTATTCGTTACAATGGCATCTAAACATCAATACCCCGGTCCTGAATTAACTTCAGCTTTAAAGCTGCGGGGCTTTAAGGTGAGCAGAAATACTTTGTCTAAAAGTAAGATCTCGGCCTTTGGGCGAAGGTACTTTTATTTAATTCTATTAAGTAAAGGAAACAGTAAGCTGCATTTTGATGATCATGTAGTGCATATGAATGGAGTCTATTTAGTCCTTATCAATCCCAAGGTGCCATATGCTACTGAAATATTAGAAGATAATCACCAGGGATATTCTTGCGTATTTACAGACGTGTTTATGAAGCCGATGGAAAGAATGCAGAGTTTAAGAAGTTCTCCACTCTTTCAGGTAGCGTCACCCCCGGCCTATAAACTAAACGCCCATCAAGAAGCGGCCATCACAGACATTTTTGAAAGTATGCTTCGGCATGAAAATACCGATTATCTGTATAAAGATGACCTCATGAGAAATTATATTCAAATGATAGTTCACGAGGCGCTACACATTAACCCCACCGATAATTTCAGGAAATATAGTACGTCAGCTTTAAGAATTACCACTCAGTTTACAGATTTGCTAGAAAGCCAGTTTCCAATAGAAGATCTGCATATGTCTGTGCGCCTGAAGTCAGCTCAGGATTATGCTGATATCTTGTCTATTCATGTTAATTATCTAAATAGAACGGTGAAGGAAATAACCGGTAAGTCTACTACTCAATTGATTTCCGAAAGGTTAATAGCCGAGGCTATTACCCTGCTTAGACATACAGACTGGTCGGTAGCGAATATAGCCTATGCACTGGGTTATGAATATCCGAATTACTTCAGTAACTTTTTCAAAAAGATGACTGGATCCACTCCAAAGCAATTTAGATTATAAGTATGGTTTGAAATTTATACTTTTTGACTTGATTCATTTCATATTTTGAATCATGCTACTGCTAATTTTGTAAAAGCTTCGAAGGAAAAAAGATTGCAATCTTAATTTTTTAGGTATTACAAAAAGTGAATTCGGATATGAAAGATTTAGCAGTAAACAACAATAAGGATCAAAGAATTTTTAAAGAAGCCTATTCTTATGACGATGGAGGTATCCATGGCATATGGAGCAAGTTTGATCCTCGCACCGAGATTTTACCCAAAGGTTTTCAACTA
This genomic interval carries:
- a CDS encoding ArsR/SmtB family transcription factor, with translation MNIVEICKVLSNQGRVEILGWLKEPEEHFPPQVNVPNFDQGVCVCHIQDKIGLSQSATSHYLNMMEKAGLLLSTRIGKWTYYRRNEATIDTFISNLKTGL
- a CDS encoding proline dehydrogenase family protein — encoded protein: MMNQDLLTLGSQALKKMALSQEAKSYIIANPQIYNVLKKATDRYIGGDNLEQTVAKVVDANHLGYKASIEYMGENAADERHANEATDEFLRILKQIDEQNLNATVSLDLSHIGLNLSTDLAEANLGRILDNAGKTEVIISAEGVEQTDHVLNTYLQFSPDFSNLSITMQAYLYRSKDDFIELKKQSGRIRLVKGAFDIPAQLGMARGEQLDEVYLDYLDQLLASHHMCSIATHHDIIQQQAIKLIEKYNAPPSTYEFESLYGICNEQLAQLKDQGYPTKLYYVYGEEWYLYLCNRLAEYPLNLFRALNDIISE
- a CDS encoding SDR family NAD(P)-dependent oxidoreductase, with translation MDFKNKNVVITGGSTGIGFATAKAYIEAGATVWITSRSEENLRKAAEKINSPQLKTVVSDTSNLEGIGKLERAIADSGSKLDVLFLNAGIATFAPIAEATEEQFDAQFNTNVKGYFFTLQKLLPYLVEGASVLFTSSTVATASQMYGSIYSATKGAVNKIAQVAANELADRKIRVNIVSPGPTQTEGFDKAVPNSEVKDQFAATTALQRMGQPEEIAKTVLFLTSDNASFITGTELLVDGGYIGYALK
- a CDS encoding Crp/Fnr family transcriptional regulator, with translation MNELIDYILKFGHLNSQQIELVKFQVKEMTLAKDDYFSEAQKIPKQVGFVVEGVIRGCYYNNKGEEITKCFISENSLVVDYVNFEAHVASSEYLQACTECRLVVFSKQAWEELSNTIVGWDNIKNKMVHMCMFHKSRSAPVISQDATTRYLEFMETHPTLINRVPLTYIASYLGVTQQSLSRIRKNIQ
- a CDS encoding Crp/Fnr family transcriptional regulator gives rise to the protein MFKALENFILGHGDIGEKELDKILQCFHLKQTVRNEMLCNIGQVCKHFYFINSGCLRLYEIDDKGNDITGFFALEDSIISANTSFILQKPSRDCLVSIEPSELLMIHREDFYALVNSVPQFANVYHRFMEFAFIHSQMRIYSFLGMEGIDKLKWVMEHEPKLLTRVSSKAVASYLGMTNSTLSKLRAKLLNS
- a CDS encoding SDR family oxidoreductase, with translation MDSKTQQNPDLNKNLPKTALITGANKGIGFETARQLLQQGFFVYLGSRDIERGARAIQQLQAIGLINVKAIAIDVTKLETVAKAREIIEQERGRLDVLINNAGISGVVPQSALETPADNYREVLEVNLYGVVNVTQAFIPLLKQSFSPRIVNVSTSVGSLTLQSDPQWPAYDYAKYAVYAASKSAMNMYTVHLAYELRDTAIKVNAICPGYTKTDFTGHIGGEVENAGKRIVKYALIDENGPSGKFFAEETNPDSGEVPW
- a CDS encoding winged helix-turn-helix transcriptional regulator is translated as MKEIKCAENDSNKKQIRAVHDAMYVLNGKWKISIISSVCYYNKRRFSDILNDVEGISNKMLSKELKELEMNKLVKRIVLDTQPVTVQYQLTEYGLSLRSIIDHLAEWGAEHRKVIMGK
- a CDS encoding YdhR family protein — translated: MKKAFVYTELQFSIPFDNVPWEEINPNLLKVKGLVRKTWLSGVSSNSVGGFYEFDSIENAQDFAWNVFPQEARNFGVSFMTKIFDGAITETASKGMNSPYYND
- a CDS encoding helix-turn-helix domain-containing protein; its protein translation is MASKHQYPGPELTSALKLRGFKVSRNTLSKSKISAFGRRYFYLILLSKGNSKLHFDDHVVHMNGVYLVLINPKVPYATEILEDNHQGYSCVFTDVFMKPMERMQSLRSSPLFQVASPPAYKLNAHQEAAITDIFESMLRHENTDYLYKDDLMRNYIQMIVHEALHINPTDNFRKYSTSALRITTQFTDLLESQFPIEDLHMSVRLKSAQDYADILSIHVNYLNRTVKEITGKSTTQLISERLIAEAITLLRHTDWSVANIAYALGYEYPNYFSNFFKKMTGSTPKQFRL
- a CDS encoding type 1 glutamine amidotransferase domain-containing protein, translated to MKHVLFIVTSTSITGSGRHMAGYEFSEIADPYFEFIANGIAVDFASILGGTPPYVGYNPEHNNSRHFKESAGFKRLNFSHKLSNIDIAAYDGVFFPGGLGLMTDMVNDLTVKEVVRNTYETGKVIGAVCHGPTALLNCILSNGKNLLHGKTINAFTSEEEKLDNHLLDEVIPFMLEDELKRQGAVFEHTSPFAPYVVNDGMIVTGQNPASAVGVASRMIELLYVMDELLPHNHLPVFSAPFR
- a CDS encoding GAF domain-containing protein; translation: MDNSEKQRIEEVKTYKVLNTDSENELTEIAQIAALMCDSPVSLITLVGKEYQWFKAKRGISIHRTKRKDSFCQFAIECPENVMVINDASLDSKVQDNPFVTHHPFIRFYAGAPLITPSGKAIGTLCVIDYKPKEITSEQKEGLQILARKVMDYLNTKKQLLESQLEVTEISKTLIKLTNNIPSVIFQLKRNKNGSYGYDFLSSGDGIINLDSEIKSKPLEGLRLVHPEDRSLVIHALRDARLTGKKWFAEFRVIINEETRWYMVKAMTERKKAGVTIWYGLFQEITNYINYEEALEQITFDISHLIRGPVVNLLGLANLIGTEKSFTKKQLRAYAQHIKLVSKKMDEFTKELNSIYGVRLDNIKRDNLMRRSSYVNT